In Desulfovibrionales bacterium, the genomic window CACCATCATTGGCGGCGTAGCGTGGGTTTGGTGGGCGGAGCCCACCCTACGTCGCTGAAAGCTTACTAATATTCTTTTTGAGGTACCCTGTCAAGTTTCGTCCGCATAGCCACAAATACCACGCCTATGGCCAGCGCTATAAGACAAAGATCGGCAAGGGCCAGCACATAGTTTCCCGTGACCAGGTAACCGTCCTTCTTAAGTAAAAGATAAAAAAGCGAAAATATGGTGGTAATCATCATGAATGAGGCCGGGATCAGGGTGATAAGGCCGATTTTTTTACCCTGGCGCATAAACCAGATACTGACCGCTATAAGCGTCAGCCCGGCCAGGAGCTGGTTGGCCGTGCCAAAAACCGGCCACAGGATAAAAAACGCCTGTTTATAGGCCAGGGCATACATTATGACCACGGACAGTCCGGCATTAAAGAGATACGACCTTAAAAGCCGGGGGACTCGCTTAAATATAACCCCCCATAACTCCTCGAAAAGATAGCGGTTCAACCGCACCGCCGTGTCCAGGGTAGTGGCCAGGAATCCCTCTACCAGCAGGATGCCGAAGATAGTCCCCAGATAAACCGGCATGTTTAGAGAACCATGCATGAGCCGGCCGGTGGCCAGGGCAAAGGCCAGCACGGGGTTGCTGCGCGCGCCGGGGTCATCCGGGAAGACGATGCGTAAATAATCACTATGGGTCAGGCTGCTGGCTACCACCACCAGGACAATGACCGCCAGAAGTCCCTCCAGCAGCATAGCGCCATAGCCTATCTTTTTAGCGTCACTCTCAGAGGCGCACTGTTTGGAAGTGGTGCCGCCGCACACCAGGGCATGGAACCCGGATATGGCCCCGCAGGCCACGGTGATGAAAAGAACCGGCCACATCAAACCAAGTTTTGCTGCGCCCATTTCCACGTTTATTAACGGCGCACCGACGGCCAGGCCTGAAAAAC contains:
- a CDS encoding carbon starvation CstA family protein gives rise to the protein MNVLFYLLVSLVAFFLAYRFYAGRIERILGASDENEAPAVAYYNGIDYVPTKPSVVFSHHFASIAGAGPVIGPVVALVYGFAPAWVWIVAGTVFFGAVHDYTALFVSMREKGRSMAEVARISMGKTGFVLFILFTLTMVFLVTGAFLRLTATALTSVVDLDVIGLDKDQTILRTVTNAGTGTVQGAIGGIASTSVIVITFMAPAIGYLLYKKKIKTGLAAVLASSVCLFSVLAGLKYPLSFSPDHWMLILSLYALLAAGIPVWVVLQPRDYINSFILYAGIVLLTVAIAIGGFSGLAVGAPLINVEMGAAKLGLMWPVLFITVACGAISGFHALVCGGTTSKQCASESDAKKIGYGAMLLEGLLAVIVLVVVASSLTHSDYLRIVFPDDPGARSNPVLAFALATGRLMHGSLNMPVYLGTIFGILLVEGFLATTLDTAVRLNRYLFEELWGVIFKRVPRLLRSYLFNAGLSVVIMYALAYKQAFFILWPVFGTANQLLAGLTLIAVSIWFMRQGKKIGLITLIPASFMMITTIFSLFYLLLKKDGYLVTGNYVLALADLCLIALAIGVVFVAMRTKLDRVPQKEY